The sequence TAAAATAAGCATTAGCACCATTTCCGTTTACAAAACTTTGATTTTCACGATTTCCAGCTACCGTTGAAACATCTCCTGCTGGTGTAATTTTTCTAATACAATGATTATTTCTATCTGCAACAAATAAATTCCCATTGGCATCAATAGCTATTCCTGAAGGGCTATTAAATCTTGCATTTGTACCATTTCCATCTAAATAATATCCTTCTATTTCATAAACTGGATTTCCTGCAAAAGTACTTACGTCTCCAGAAGGTGTTATTTTTCTAATACAATGATTTCTTCTATCTGCAATAAAAATATTCCCTGTAGTAGTATCAATTGCCAATCCATAAGGCTCAAAAAAACTAGCTTCTGCAACAGTTCCATTAACATAGCCATAATTCCCCCCAGCGATTAAAGTTACCGTTCCATTACTTGCTATTTTTTTAATGCTATTTGTCCCGTAATCGGTTATATATAGATTATCATTAGTATCGATTGTCATTCCGCAGGGTGCATTAAAAAATTGACCTGTATCATTTGACGCGAAAGTATTCACCGTATAAGTTTGTGAATAAAAGATGCTCGTGAATAAAAAAATTGAAATGAAGTAAATTTTTCCCATGTTTATATGTTTTATTTTTTTACAAAATTCGACATAGTTATAAAATAAAGAATCACCCATTTCGGGTGATTTTTTATTATAAATGCACAAACTTTATTAAATTAAAAAATACGATTTGAAAACTTTACTTTTGTTCCTTTGCTTGCATTTATTTCTAACTTTCCTTGTATTTTTAGAGCTCGTTTTTCCATATTAATCAATCCATTTTTACGTTTTAGACTGGTTATATCAAATCCCTTCCCATTGTCTGCAAAGGTTATTTTTAATTTATTACGGCTTACTTTTACTTCTAGACTACAATTAGTCGCTTCAGAATATTTTAATGTATTTGTCATTGCTTCTTTAAACAATAATAACAATTGTCTAGACCAATAGTAAGGCAATTTAACATGTTCCTTTTCAACATCAACATTGCTATTAAATTCTATGTTACTAGATAAAAAAAGTTCTTCTCCGAAATCTTTCAAATAAAAAATCAACTCACTTAAGTCATCATTTTTACTATCTATACTCCAAATAAAGTCTTTAATTCCGAAATACAGGTCTTGAGCATCTTTATTTATCCTAAATAATTGTTTAAACCAAACAGAAGACTTAAACACCTCATCTTCAATCATCATCCCAGAAAGCACAGTTATCCCTGCTAGTTTATTCCCTAACTCGTCATGAAAATCTTGCGCAACGTTTTCTCTTACTTCACTTAATTCTTTTTGCAAATTTTCATTATAAGCGATTGTTTGCCTTAATAGTTCATTGCGCTCTTTTACATGTTGGAATCTGAAATATAAAATTAAAGTAAGTAAGCTTGAAATAAATAGAGTGATTAAAGAATAACTCCACCATTGTTTATACCACGGTGCTGCATTTGTAATATTGTATTTTTTTGAATAATTCCAATTGCTATTTGTGTTTCTAGTTCTAAAAACCACATGATATTCTCCATATTGAAACTTAGTGAAATCTAATAAATCTGTTTTTAAAGATTCCCATTCACTATTATTTATTTTATATTCCGTAATAATTTCAAAATCATCATAGGAAATTACATTTACAGAAAATTTATTTTCCGTTCTATTAATATCTAGAATTGGGCTTGAAACTGGAGAAAAAGCATTTTTATTATCTATTTTCATGCTTCCATTGTTACCCACTAACCAAATTTGCTGATTTTCATCTTCTACTATTTTTTGAATGTAAGATGAATTTTCCTTTGCATTTTTGTAAAAACTATAAAAAACTTCCTCTTTAAATATAGAAAACCCTTTTTGTGTACCTAACCACAGTATTCCATGATTATCTAGTAATAAACAATTTATATTTAATGACAATAAGCCAATATTTTCATTATAATTTTTAATTTCGTCCTTTTCTACAATACTCAATCCATTAATCGTAGCAATATATATCTTTTCTCCATCAATAACAACATCTCTAATATCATCATTTAAAATACCATTTTGAGAAGTAATTTCCTTTTCTAATTTCAATGTATTTAAATTGTAAATAAACAAACCTTTATTTGTGCAAGAATAAATTTTATCCTCTTTTTTCACCAGTCTTCTAATGGCTCCATCGAAAAGAAACTTATACCACTTGTCTCCTTTTTTAATTAAAATATTATTATCTCCATGCTTAATAAGCATAGTAGAGTCTTGATATACTAAATGTTCTAAACTTGATATTTTAACATTCGTTTCAAATATTTGTCTTACTACAGAACTTCCCTTACTCTCCTTAGTTTTTAAAAGAAGAGTATTTTTAGTAAAGTCATCAAACTTCCAAAGAGATTCTTTATACAACAAAGAATCTCTTTGGTTCCTATTCGTATCAATCCCTATTATTTTACTTGATGTTAAAAAAAATATTTTCGATTTAACAGTAACCGCATCGTAGATATTATTATTTTGCAGATCACTCTTTATTTGAAACCGACTTTCTAAAGAAAGCTTAAACACTCCAGAACCATAAACACTTATCCAGATATTTTTGTCTTTATCAATAAAAACATCACTAACTTGTTTCCCTCCTAATTCTTTTTCTGTTACGTCAAAGAAAGTATTCTTTTTAATATCCCAAACAACTACTTTTTCGGCTTTCCCATCATTTTCTTGCAAAACAAGAACCATAGTGTTGTTTTTTATACTTGTTCTTCTAATGTTACTATTTTTAAATGAAAATGTTTTTCTACTAATTATTTTATCTTTCGAAAAAAAAATAACTCCATTATTAGTAACCGCAAAAAAAGAATTATTAGCGATTTTTTTTATATCATTGATATATTCATTTTTTAAGAAAGGAAATACTGGCTGTACTTGGGTTGGACTAATAACTTTAAAAACTCCTTTTAATGTTTCGTTTGAAAATAATGCATCATTAAAAAGATAAATTTCGCCATCAACAACTTCAAATTGAGGCTTTACAATATTTTTAACTACGGTACTGGTTGTTGGAACAAGTGTCTTATCTAAATAGTAACTAACTATTGTCTCCTTAAAATTTTCTTTTCCTTTAAAATAAAAATGATATTTATGACCAGTTCCTTTTGCAAATAAGTATTTAGATAAATTCTCAATTTTATTAATCTTAGATTTTACCTGATTCTTATAAGGTATTATTTTGTCTTTTTGTAATATTTGCATTCCTCCACCCCAACTTGCTATTGCAAAAGTTGAATCATTAACTTCACAAACATCAATAACATAATTAGACAGAAGACCCTCTTTTATTTGAAATACTTTAAAATCTTTACCATTAAACTTTACTAATCCATCATCTGTCCCTAACCAAATATATCCTTTATTATCTTGAATAATACCATAACACAAATCATGAGGTAATCCGTTCGAAGTATTATAATGCGTAGTTTTATACTGCGCAGTACTCCAAAAAAAAGAAAAAAGTAATACTTGGATTAGAAGTCTTATCATTCTATTAGATATTAATTTCTATTTCCTTCAATAATATTATAAATTTCTAATGCTTTACCATCTGTCAAAAGCGAAACAAAATGACATATATGCAATAATTGATCGTATACACTTTCTTTTTGAAACTGAAAACGATCGGGTAATAACTTTAAAATGATAACATCATAACTTGAAGCATTACCTTCAATTTTATTATGATAAGCTGTACAGAATTTATCCAATAATGTATTGATTATTCTATACCCCACCACTTCTTTTTGAACCACTTCTTTACATTGATAAACATTAGCAACACTAAGCTGAATAATATCATTCATTTGCGCGTTGTATTGACTTTTATCCATCAAAGAAAAAGGAAAATTTCCACTCAAAATAGCATCTTCATTTTCCATAAATAC is a genomic window of Flavobacterium jumunjinense containing:
- a CDS encoding sensor histidine kinase, translated to MIRLLIQVLLFSFFWSTAQYKTTHYNTSNGLPHDLCYGIIQDNKGYIWLGTDDGLVKFNGKDFKVFQIKEGLLSNYVIDVCEVNDSTFAIASWGGGMQILQKDKIIPYKNQVKSKINKIENLSKYLFAKGTGHKYHFYFKGKENFKETIVSYYLDKTLVPTTSTVVKNIVKPQFEVVDGEIYLFNDALFSNETLKGVFKVISPTQVQPVFPFLKNEYINDIKKIANNSFFAVTNNGVIFFSKDKIISRKTFSFKNSNIRRTSIKNNTMVLVLQENDGKAEKVVVWDIKKNTFFDVTEKELGGKQVSDVFIDKDKNIWISVYGSGVFKLSLESRFQIKSDLQNNNIYDAVTVKSKIFFLTSSKIIGIDTNRNQRDSLLYKESLWKFDDFTKNTLLLKTKESKGSSVVRQIFETNVKISSLEHLVYQDSTMLIKHGDNNILIKKGDKWYKFLFDGAIRRLVKKEDKIYSCTNKGLFIYNLNTLKLEKEITSQNGILNDDIRDVVIDGEKIYIATINGLSIVEKDEIKNYNENIGLLSLNINCLLLDNHGILWLGTQKGFSIFKEEVFYSFYKNAKENSSYIQKIVEDENQQIWLVGNNGSMKIDNKNAFSPVSSPILDINRTENKFSVNVISYDDFEIITEYKINNSEWESLKTDLLDFTKFQYGEYHVVFRTRNTNSNWNYSKKYNITNAAPWYKQWWSYSLITLFISSLLTLILYFRFQHVKERNELLRQTIAYNENLQKELSEVRENVAQDFHDELGNKLAGITVLSGMMIEDEVFKSSVWFKQLFRINKDAQDLYFGIKDFIWSIDSKNDDLSELIFYLKDFGEELFLSSNIEFNSNVDVEKEHVKLPYYWSRQLLLLFKEAMTNTLKYSEATNCSLEVKVSRNKLKITFADNGKGFDITSLKRKNGLINMEKRALKIQGKLEINASKGTKVKFSNRIF